In Halomonas alkalicola, the following proteins share a genomic window:
- a CDS encoding DNA-processing protein DprA yields the protein MLAAKTQAILLLTAYFSRSTSSEAKPLTNKEWGRFAFWLKNQEMVPEDLLTGDLSQKLAGWTDSKITSDRIQTLLNRGSALAMAMEKWTRSGLWVLTRSDSDYPKRLKARLGNDAPPVFFGCGNRNLLNQGGIAVIGSRKTSDADLQFSRDLGARSANDGRSVVSGGAKGVDEAAMLGALESEGTAIGVLANDLLRAATSVKYRKYLMANNLILLSPFYPEAGFNAGNAMQRNKYIYCLSDAAIAVHSGNSGGTWNGVLENIKHNWVPMWIKPTDDPEAGNATLVQKGAKWLPENLAEIDLDHLLRTADSSADQGADLFAQNQTETVPEVTVNEPMADTGQQEENEVASDEVAKETAEDASKPSPKQEHATPSPVSSDQCEEKTALTQLSLYDHFLLMLRNETGSPKTIDELLEATQLHKTQLTEWLKQAVADDKVTKLNRPVRYQWVEDNQRKMFEDQ from the coding sequence ATGCTCGCTGCTAAAACACAGGCAATCCTGTTACTGACCGCCTATTTTTCCAGGTCAACAAGCTCAGAAGCAAAGCCTCTCACGAATAAAGAGTGGGGGCGTTTTGCCTTCTGGTTGAAGAACCAGGAAATGGTCCCCGAGGATCTCCTGACAGGGGACCTCAGTCAAAAACTGGCGGGATGGACAGACTCCAAGATTACATCCGACCGCATTCAAACCCTGCTCAATCGTGGGTCCGCCCTGGCAATGGCGATGGAAAAATGGACCCGCTCCGGCTTATGGGTGTTGACGCGCTCAGACAGTGACTACCCCAAACGTCTTAAAGCACGCCTCGGTAATGATGCACCCCCTGTCTTCTTCGGGTGTGGCAACCGCAATCTCTTGAACCAAGGTGGCATTGCTGTCATCGGCTCCCGTAAGACCTCTGACGCGGACCTTCAGTTTAGCCGCGATCTTGGAGCTAGGTCCGCAAACGATGGACGATCTGTCGTATCCGGCGGTGCAAAAGGCGTCGATGAAGCCGCCATGCTGGGTGCTCTTGAATCTGAAGGTACGGCAATTGGGGTTCTCGCCAATGACCTGCTGCGCGCCGCCACCTCCGTAAAGTACAGAAAGTACCTGATGGCGAACAATCTGATTCTCCTCTCACCCTTTTATCCTGAGGCTGGTTTCAATGCGGGCAATGCGATGCAGCGCAACAAGTACATCTATTGCCTGTCGGATGCAGCCATTGCTGTGCATTCCGGAAACTCAGGTGGAACCTGGAACGGGGTGCTAGAAAACATAAAGCACAACTGGGTACCCATGTGGATCAAGCCTACCGACGACCCGGAGGCCGGCAATGCCACACTGGTGCAAAAAGGCGCTAAATGGCTACCTGAAAATCTCGCTGAAATCGACCTTGACCATTTGCTGCGAACCGCAGATTCATCTGCAGATCAGGGTGCTGACTTATTTGCTCAAAACCAGACAGAAACCGTGCCCGAGGTGACTGTAAACGAACCTATGGCTGATACGGGTCAACAAGAAGAAAACGAAGTGGCGTCGGATGAGGTTGCCAAAGAGACTGCTGAAGACGCTTCCAAGCCTTCACCGAAGCAGGAACACGCAACCCCCTCGCCGGTTTCGAGTGACCAATGCGAAGAAAAAACAGCTCTTACGCAGCTTTCCTTGTACGACCACTTTCTCCTGATGCTTAGAAATGAAACAGGCTCACCAAAAACCATTGATGAATTGCTGGAAGCTACACAGCTTCACAAAACCCAGCTTACCGAATGGTTAAAACAGGCTGTCGCGGATGACAAGGTGACCAAGTTAAATCGCCCGGTTCGGTATCAGTGGGTGGAAGACAATCAGCGCAAGATGTTCGAGGATCAGTAA
- a CDS encoding DUF262 domain-containing protein: MAGEYEKAITIKDAIDAINQRDYLLPAIQRKFVWSSHQICVLFDSIMRGYPINTFMMWEIKDDGIKNDYKFYEFLKSYCQRFSEENPHVSTNASYKDFRAVIDGQQRLTSLYIGLCGTYAYKKPRVWWPSTRDDKVLPPRKLYLDLKAPLESEDDESLMYYNFRFLTDRQYKDSLAAETPAHHWLCMHEILRYPHHESSDDVLLEVVMPELERRGLSTNTFSRKTLLKVYDVIRSQRIIHYFNENSQQIDHVLDVFIRTNSGGTKLDFSDLLMSIAVAHWDGDFRKELDDLTQHIHQNTEMGFYIERDWLLKTCLMLTEADVRFKVRNFKGEQVARIQQEWPDIKECITETFRLVRRFGITPQSLTSRNAVIPICYYLYKKCSSGEPLFRKINNLAKCHEQRAVISQWFYMALLKGVFGGQADSILSSMRDVLVKHLTDDTFPLPAIIERYKATNKDLRFDEETLDKLLETQHGEGRCRALLHLLFPEMNVSEVFHIDHLHPRAAFDKKLLNKASFLQDDEQLMAFYRNPVHWNAIPNLHLLNHSQNLAKKDRPLKEWLSDQNVHLTPSDLLIENVDLEFTSFKAFYLARREALKQRLISRVYMSAPLAAESVADSEDEELEEVVS; encoded by the coding sequence ATGGCAGGTGAGTACGAAAAGGCCATTACTATCAAAGACGCGATTGATGCCATTAATCAGCGAGACTATCTGTTGCCGGCAATACAGCGGAAGTTCGTCTGGAGCAGCCATCAGATCTGCGTGCTGTTCGACTCCATCATGCGGGGTTACCCCATCAACACATTCATGATGTGGGAAATCAAAGATGATGGCATCAAGAACGACTACAAGTTCTACGAGTTCCTGAAATCCTACTGCCAACGTTTCAGTGAGGAAAACCCTCACGTCTCAACCAATGCGAGTTATAAGGATTTCAGGGCAGTCATCGATGGCCAGCAGCGTCTTACATCCCTCTACATTGGGCTTTGCGGTACATATGCGTACAAGAAGCCAAGAGTTTGGTGGCCTAGCACTCGCGACGACAAGGTGTTACCGCCTCGCAAACTGTATCTGGACCTGAAAGCACCACTGGAATCGGAAGACGATGAATCACTGATGTATTACAACTTCCGATTCCTCACAGACCGGCAATATAAAGACTCATTGGCTGCAGAGACCCCGGCCCACCACTGGCTTTGCATGCATGAAATACTCAGGTATCCACACCACGAAAGTAGCGATGATGTGCTTTTGGAGGTGGTAATGCCAGAGCTCGAGCGACGAGGACTCAGCACAAATACATTTTCCCGAAAGACACTACTGAAAGTTTATGACGTGATCCGATCCCAGCGGATCATTCACTACTTCAATGAGAACAGTCAGCAAATCGACCATGTTTTAGATGTATTTATCCGAACCAACAGCGGAGGCACCAAGCTGGACTTTTCTGACCTGCTGATGTCAATTGCCGTTGCCCACTGGGATGGAGATTTTCGGAAAGAACTTGACGACTTGACCCAGCACATCCATCAGAACACGGAGATGGGTTTCTACATAGAGCGTGACTGGTTGTTGAAAACCTGCTTGATGCTCACGGAAGCCGATGTCCGTTTCAAAGTGAGAAATTTCAAGGGCGAGCAGGTTGCCCGAATCCAGCAAGAGTGGCCTGATATCAAAGAGTGTATTACCGAAACATTCCGCCTCGTGCGGCGGTTCGGTATTACGCCGCAGTCCCTGACCTCCAGAAACGCTGTTATTCCGATCTGTTACTACTTGTATAAAAAATGCTCTTCAGGAGAGCCACTCTTCAGAAAAATTAATAATCTAGCGAAATGCCATGAGCAACGTGCGGTAATCAGCCAGTGGTTTTACATGGCGCTGTTGAAAGGGGTCTTCGGCGGTCAGGCTGACTCCATTTTAAGCAGCATGAGGGATGTTCTAGTAAAACACCTCACCGACGATACCTTCCCGTTGCCCGCCATCATTGAGCGTTACAAAGCGACGAACAAGGATCTGCGTTTCGATGAAGAAACCCTCGATAAACTGCTGGAAACGCAGCACGGAGAGGGGCGCTGCCGCGCGTTACTGCATTTGCTGTTCCCAGAAATGAACGTTTCAGAGGTTTTTCACATTGATCACCTTCACCCGAGGGCAGCTTTTGACAAGAAATTGCTAAATAAAGCTAGCTTCCTGCAGGATGACGAGCAGTTGATGGCGTTTTATCGTAATCCAGTCCACTGGAATGCGATCCCCAATCTTCACCTATTGAATCATTCGCAAAACCTTGCGAAGAAAGACCGCCCTTTGAAGGAATGGCTTTCTGACCAGAATGTGCACCTGACCCCTAGTGATCTGCTCATCGAGAATGTGGATCTGGAATTTACTTCATTCAAGGCGTTCTATCTGGCAAGGCGAGAAGCCCTAAAACAGCGCTTGATATCCCGAGTTTACATGTCCGCGCCGTTGGCGGCGGAGAGTGTGGCTGACAGTGAAGACGAAGAGCTGGAAGAGGTGGTCTCATGA
- the pglX gene encoding BREX-1 system adenine-specific DNA-methyltransferase PglX translates to METAKLKKFAQFARRSLLEQVTAKLKLVLAEESSARRERPKAIKKLEEAVTGQGKEQIIERVAYIWFNRFCALRFMDVNRYNRIGIVSPAEGQFQPEILADAKMGHIDEEMVSESTRQKIFALLDGKTPSQDPQGEAYRLLVVAACNYWYSAMPFLFERIDDYTELLMPDDLLSGNSILAYTREAMTPDACKDVEVIGWLYQFYISEKKDQVFADLKKNKKITPENIPAATQLFTPHWIVRYLVDNSLGRLWMLNRPNSALVNQMEYYIPPEETEADFLKIEGPEELKVCDPACGSGHMLTYAFDLLYAIYEEEGYEPSEIPEKILTHNLYGIELDERAGELAAFALTMKARARQRRFFNKGINPPYSRGR, encoded by the coding sequence ATGGAAACTGCAAAACTTAAAAAGTTCGCCCAATTCGCTCGTCGCAGCCTCCTCGAACAGGTTACCGCCAAGCTCAAACTGGTACTAGCCGAAGAGAGTTCCGCCCGGCGAGAAAGGCCAAAGGCGATTAAAAAGCTGGAAGAGGCGGTAACAGGCCAAGGCAAAGAGCAGATTATCGAACGGGTGGCCTATATCTGGTTCAACCGCTTCTGTGCCCTGCGTTTTATGGACGTCAACCGTTACAACCGCATTGGCATTGTTTCCCCTGCTGAGGGGCAGTTCCAGCCCGAGATCCTGGCTGATGCCAAAATGGGCCATATCGATGAAGAAATGGTCTCGGAGTCAACCCGTCAAAAGATCTTCGCACTGCTGGACGGAAAGACACCCAGCCAGGACCCGCAGGGGGAAGCTTATCGCCTACTGGTCGTAGCTGCCTGTAACTACTGGTACAGCGCAATGCCGTTCTTGTTCGAGCGTATTGACGACTACACCGAGCTTTTGATGCCGGATGATCTGCTCTCAGGCAACTCAATCCTGGCCTATACCCGCGAAGCCATGACGCCGGATGCCTGTAAAGATGTCGAGGTAATCGGCTGGCTGTATCAGTTCTATATCTCCGAGAAGAAAGACCAGGTATTCGCTGATCTCAAGAAGAACAAGAAGATTACTCCCGAAAATATTCCTGCGGCCACCCAGCTTTTCACGCCGCACTGGATTGTGCGATACCTGGTGGATAACTCGCTCGGCCGCTTGTGGATGCTTAACAGACCAAATTCAGCCTTGGTGAACCAGATGGAGTATTACATTCCTCCGGAGGAGACTGAGGCCGATTTTCTGAAAATTGAAGGCCCGGAAGAGCTCAAGGTTTGCGACCCAGCCTGCGGCTCCGGCCATATGCTGACCTATGCTTTCGATCTGCTCTACGCCATTTATGAAGAAGAAGGCTACGAGCCGTCCGAAATCCCGGAAAAGATTCTGACACACAACCTTTACGGTATTGAGCTGGATGAGCGCGCCGGTGAGCTGGCCGCCTTCGCTCTGACCATGAAAGCCCGAGCGCGTCAGCGGCGTTTTTTCAACAAAGGCATCAACCCGCCTTATTCACGAGGGCGCTGA
- a CDS encoding RNA-directed DNA polymerase produces the protein MISLESYGLAYRKAKVDLYYSSHASLDAIADYEEDLYENLAALQAQYNGDDESWVTSSEFLGSWTLATKSVDMSPWQKYREVHGSGLIFSSPADEWEYACTLLAGQKEPEKLVAEFRVMAQCSMDFHVLSSLWMMEVGHLFDAKLTGCAYGNRLRRTQDGKRINPLSLGSFAPYLKPFRDWRDQGISTMRTALDEGKKIVALTADVSSFYHELNPGFMLDPEFLETVLKLELNEEQAKLHRLFIRALQAWAEATPLGKGLPVGLPASAVVANVALIELDRIIERQVAPLYYGRYVDDILLVMENGAGFRSTVELWEWLFARSGGKLGWVNAQEQSQIRFQPDYLKNGKNKSRIYFANAKNKVFMLADEPGKTLVDAIAHQIHERASEWRAMPRLPRSAGHVSTDLLAATQSDGEAADNLRKADALTMRRAGFAIKLRDFEAYERDLHPDAWQAHRRAFFRAFIQHVLVLPHFFDLAVYLPRVIRLATACEDFGDLRRIIDALERLCQQVGEHCHVEIKACPSASAPSEAEIIACWQEKQFSTIRESITAAFPPRLSRAGRQAWEAHMADCHPTLDVETMLSWPVSAKAFQSQHARLFSFDLAHMPFRFMGLPKEMIAQRGIPAKKTVLNCAQGSELLPDTAVEGIQRLAKWIKIKGLPHGLLFATRPFNLAELFVLHKDAYTEQGQAALHSVVLALRGFSLGDKTPRFDKNGVLQIPDGAEPRKYNIAVSSWQTRIESWAAAVTRMPDPDADRYARLCHLLDSLIAQPRHSRYLILPELALPAHWFMRIARKLQGRGISLITGIEYLHAGKSRVRNQVWTALSHDGLGFPSIMIYRQDKQRPALHEEVELKRLAGAEMKPGSLWNKGVPPVIRHGDFHFALLVCSELTNISYRAALRGKVDALFVPEWNQDTETFNALVESAALDIHAYIIQCNDRQYGDSRIRAPYKNSWKRDVLRVKGGVTDYCVIGEIDVKALRQFQSSHRSPTQPFKPVPDGFSIEHSRKVLPTGGDE, from the coding sequence ATGATTAGCCTAGAAAGCTACGGACTTGCCTACAGAAAGGCAAAGGTCGATCTGTATTACTCCTCCCATGCGTCCCTTGATGCTATCGCAGACTACGAGGAAGACCTCTATGAAAATCTCGCAGCGTTGCAGGCGCAATATAATGGCGACGACGAATCCTGGGTTACTTCTTCGGAGTTCCTGGGTAGTTGGACGCTGGCCACGAAATCCGTGGATATGTCACCTTGGCAAAAATACCGAGAAGTACATGGTAGTGGTTTGATCTTCTCATCTCCCGCCGATGAATGGGAGTACGCTTGTACTTTGTTGGCGGGCCAAAAGGAACCGGAGAAGCTTGTCGCCGAATTTCGTGTAATGGCGCAGTGCAGTATGGATTTCCACGTGTTGTCCTCTTTGTGGATGATGGAGGTCGGTCATCTGTTTGACGCCAAGCTCACAGGTTGCGCCTATGGCAACCGCTTGCGGCGCACACAGGACGGAAAACGCATCAACCCATTGTCGTTGGGTTCGTTCGCGCCCTACCTGAAGCCGTTTCGTGATTGGCGTGATCAAGGCATCTCCACCATGCGCACTGCGTTGGATGAGGGCAAAAAAATTGTTGCACTTACGGCCGATGTCAGCTCCTTCTATCACGAGCTAAACCCTGGCTTTATGCTGGATCCAGAGTTCCTGGAGACTGTTCTGAAGCTGGAACTCAATGAAGAACAAGCGAAGCTTCACCGCCTGTTTATCCGTGCCTTGCAGGCTTGGGCTGAGGCAACGCCTTTGGGAAAAGGGCTACCGGTCGGGTTGCCCGCCTCTGCTGTGGTGGCCAATGTGGCACTGATCGAACTGGACCGAATCATCGAACGACAGGTTGCTCCCCTGTATTACGGTCGCTATGTGGATGACATTCTTTTGGTCATGGAAAATGGCGCTGGGTTTCGCTCCACGGTTGAGCTTTGGGAGTGGCTGTTTGCACGCTCCGGCGGAAAGCTGGGCTGGGTGAACGCTCAAGAGCAGAGCCAAATCCGCTTTCAGCCTGATTACCTGAAAAATGGCAAAAACAAAAGTAGGATCTATTTCGCCAATGCTAAAAATAAAGTGTTCATGCTGGCTGACGAGCCTGGCAAAACGCTGGTTGATGCCATTGCACACCAGATTCACGAACGTGCCAGCGAATGGCGGGCGATGCCCCGATTACCGCGGTCTGCCGGCCATGTTAGTACTGACCTTCTAGCTGCCACACAAAGCGATGGGGAGGCCGCCGACAACTTACGTAAAGCCGATGCGTTGACCATGAGGCGCGCCGGCTTCGCCATCAAGCTACGCGACTTCGAGGCGTATGAGCGGGATTTGCATCCCGATGCCTGGCAAGCGCATCGCCGGGCTTTCTTTCGCGCCTTTATTCAGCATGTTTTGGTGCTGCCTCATTTTTTCGACTTGGCTGTTTACTTGCCGCGAGTGATTCGATTGGCCACAGCGTGTGAGGATTTTGGCGATCTGCGCAGAATCATCGACGCGCTGGAACGCCTTTGCCAGCAAGTCGGTGAACATTGTCATGTTGAGATAAAAGCTTGTCCATCTGCCAGCGCGCCATCCGAGGCTGAGATCATCGCCTGCTGGCAGGAAAAGCAATTTTCCACCATTCGCGAAAGTATCACGGCGGCCTTCCCTCCACGCTTGTCCAGGGCGGGCCGGCAGGCATGGGAGGCGCATATGGCGGATTGCCACCCTACGCTTGATGTCGAAACCATGCTCTCTTGGCCCGTGTCGGCCAAAGCCTTTCAGTCGCAGCATGCACGGCTTTTCTCCTTTGACCTGGCACATATGCCGTTCCGCTTTATGGGATTACCCAAAGAGATGATCGCGCAACGCGGAATTCCCGCCAAGAAAACCGTGCTCAATTGTGCTCAAGGCTCAGAGCTGCTGCCTGATACAGCAGTAGAAGGCATCCAGCGATTGGCAAAGTGGATAAAAATTAAGGGACTCCCACATGGGCTGCTGTTTGCCACCCGCCCCTTCAATTTGGCGGAACTCTTCGTCTTGCACAAAGACGCCTACACCGAACAAGGGCAAGCCGCTCTGCACAGCGTCGTTCTGGCCTTGCGCGGCTTCAGTCTCGGCGACAAAACACCCCGTTTCGACAAGAACGGTGTGCTTCAGATTCCCGATGGGGCTGAGCCTCGCAAATACAACATCGCCGTCTCCAGCTGGCAGACGCGGATCGAAAGCTGGGCGGCAGCCGTCACGCGCATGCCGGACCCCGATGCTGACCGTTATGCGCGGCTATGCCACTTGCTCGATAGTTTAATCGCACAGCCCCGGCATAGTCGTTACCTTATCCTGCCGGAGTTGGCGCTTCCCGCGCATTGGTTTATGCGAATCGCCCGCAAGCTGCAAGGTCGAGGCATTTCGCTGATTACAGGCATTGAGTACCTCCATGCGGGTAAGTCACGGGTGCGCAATCAGGTGTGGACAGCTCTGTCGCATGATGGCCTGGGCTTTCCCTCTATCATGATCTACCGGCAAGACAAACAGCGCCCCGCTTTGCACGAAGAGGTGGAGCTGAAGCGACTCGCCGGAGCAGAGATGAAGCCAGGATCACTTTGGAACAAGGGTGTTCCGCCCGTTATACGCCACGGCGACTTCCACTTTGCTCTGCTGGTGTGCAGCGAATTGACCAACATCAGCTATCGCGCGGCCCTGCGGGGCAAAGTAGATGCCCTGTTTGTACCAGAGTGGAACCAGGACACCGAAACCTTCAATGCGCTTGTAGAATCCGCTGCGCTGGACATCCATGCCTACATCATCCAATGCAACGACCGACAGTACGGGGATAGCCGAATACGAGCGCCCTACAAAAACAGCTGGAAACGCGATGTACTGCGGGTCAAGGGTGGTGTGACCGACTATTGCGTGATCGGAGAAATTGATGTGAAGGCTTTGCGCCAGTTCCAGAGTAGCCATCGTTCGCCCACACAACCCTTCAAGCCGGTGCCTGACGGGTTCTCGATCGAGCATAGCCGAAAAGTGCTTCCGACAGGAGGAGACGAATGA
- the pglX gene encoding BREX-1 system adenine-specific DNA-methyltransferase PglX, giving the protein MSNVQASNAEQSMEKLFFRASAEDFRKISGSPIAYWVSSAVRKAFETGEPFGRIATPRQGLATGRNEVFLREWHEIDFTNIGFGFASREQAQSSGLRWFPYNKGGEWRKWYGNNEFVVDWQDDGARIRDFKDENGKVRSRPQNTDYYFREGITWADITTNSFAARYSPRGFIFDVKGSSGFPEACKLKSVLGLMNCKLMYDFMLILNPTSTFQVGDMARVPYINLKDEAQKIDHNVEKLVDFGKADWDSFETAWDFTVFPLLHADFTQPTLKTSYQKLRAYWSEMTLEMQRLEEENNRVFIDAYDLQDELTPEVPLNEITLTCNPHYQYGNNKSEDELEALLLADTMRDLISYAVGCMFGRYALDKPGLILANQGDTIEDYLKQIPEPSFPADDDNVIPMLDGDWFTDDITERFREFLRIAFGEEHYDENLRFVEQALGKDIRKYFLKDFYNDHVRRYKKRPIYWLFSSPKGSFNAFIYMHRYQPHTVGTVLEYLRDFKDEKLQARKNHLEAVSISAGASQGDKTKALKDIEKINKILAELDDYERDVLYPLATEQVEIDLDDGVKANYPKFGDALKKIPGLS; this is encoded by the coding sequence ATGAGTAACGTTCAAGCAAGTAATGCCGAGCAGAGTATGGAAAAGCTTTTTTTCCGTGCTTCTGCAGAAGATTTTAGAAAAATTTCAGGCAGCCCGATTGCATACTGGGTTAGCTCAGCAGTACGGAAAGCTTTCGAGACTGGAGAGCCATTCGGAAGAATTGCAACACCTAGACAAGGGTTAGCTACTGGCCGCAATGAAGTTTTTCTCCGCGAATGGCACGAGATTGATTTTACAAACATTGGTTTCGGATTTGCCTCCAGAGAGCAAGCGCAATCCTCAGGATTAAGATGGTTTCCATATAATAAAGGAGGAGAATGGCGAAAGTGGTATGGAAACAATGAGTTTGTTGTTGACTGGCAGGACGATGGCGCTCGCATCCGAGACTTCAAGGATGAAAATGGGAAGGTGAGGTCTAGACCTCAAAATACCGACTACTACTTCCGAGAAGGAATCACCTGGGCTGACATTACAACGAACTCCTTTGCAGCAAGATATTCCCCTCGGGGTTTCATTTTTGATGTAAAGGGATCTTCAGGTTTCCCGGAAGCTTGCAAGCTGAAATCTGTTCTTGGACTGATGAACTGCAAGCTGATGTACGATTTCATGCTCATCCTAAATCCAACCTCAACATTTCAGGTTGGTGATATGGCCAGAGTGCCCTACATCAACCTGAAGGATGAGGCTCAAAAGATAGATCATAACGTTGAGAAGCTTGTAGATTTCGGGAAGGCTGACTGGGACTCTTTCGAAACGGCGTGGGATTTCACTGTTTTCCCTTTGCTGCATGCCGACTTTACCCAGCCAACGCTGAAAACTAGCTATCAGAAACTCCGTGCCTATTGGAGCGAGATGACGTTGGAGATGCAGCGTCTGGAAGAAGAAAACAACCGAGTTTTTATCGATGCGTACGACCTGCAGGATGAGCTGACCCCCGAAGTGCCGCTGAACGAAATCACCCTCACCTGTAACCCCCATTACCAGTACGGTAACAATAAAAGTGAGGACGAGCTTGAAGCGCTTCTGCTGGCCGACACCATGCGTGATCTGATCTCCTACGCCGTAGGCTGTATGTTTGGCCGCTACGCGCTAGACAAGCCGGGACTGATCCTGGCCAATCAGGGAGATACCATCGAGGACTACCTGAAGCAGATCCCGGAGCCCAGCTTCCCGGCAGACGATGACAACGTCATCCCCATGCTCGACGGTGACTGGTTCACAGACGACATCACCGAGCGTTTCCGTGAATTTCTGCGCATCGCCTTTGGCGAAGAGCACTATGACGAAAACCTCCGCTTTGTCGAGCAGGCACTGGGTAAGGACATCCGAAAGTACTTCCTGAAGGACTTCTACAACGACCACGTGCGCCGTTACAAGAAGCGACCCATCTACTGGCTGTTCTCCTCACCCAAGGGCTCGTTCAATGCGTTTATCTATATGCACCGCTACCAGCCCCACACCGTGGGCACGGTGCTGGAGTATCTGCGCGATTTCAAAGACGAAAAGCTGCAAGCCCGGAAAAACCATCTGGAGGCCGTCAGTATCAGCGCCGGGGCCTCCCAGGGTGATAAGACCAAGGCCCTGAAAGATATCGAGAAGATCAACAAAATACTCGCCGAGCTGGATGACTACGAGCGGGATGTGCTTTATCCCTTGGCTACAGAGCAGGTGGAAATCGATCTCGATGACGGGGTGAAGGCCAACTATCCGAAATTTGGCGACGCTTTGAAGAAAATTCCAGGCTTGTCCTGA
- a CDS encoding Eco57I restriction-modification methylase domain-containing protein translates to MSAVGRDLFTQGLRETLQQFEEADNFGSLILPKLTNVTDVLAELETKNLGSNLFLADTHSKVLKVLRMAEALSPRYAVVVANPPYMGGKGMNGRLGAWAKENYPKSKSDLFAMFIERNLDMAVIGGAVAMITMQSWMFLSSFEALRGRILDQHTILSMAHLGARAFDSIGGEVVSTTAFVLENAHKPHYRGAYLRLVDGNSEAEKMAMMTQAIEQGRST, encoded by the coding sequence ATGAGCGCCGTGGGCCGCGACCTGTTCACCCAGGGCTTACGTGAAACCTTGCAACAATTCGAGGAGGCTGACAACTTCGGCTCCCTGATCTTGCCCAAGCTTACCAACGTGACTGACGTGCTGGCCGAGCTGGAGACCAAGAATCTGGGTAGTAACCTGTTCCTGGCCGACACGCACAGCAAAGTACTGAAAGTACTGCGCATGGCCGAAGCCTTGAGCCCGCGCTACGCCGTGGTCGTCGCCAACCCGCCCTATATGGGCGGCAAGGGTATGAATGGACGGCTTGGCGCCTGGGCCAAGGAGAACTACCCAAAGAGCAAGTCCGACCTGTTTGCAATGTTCATAGAACGTAATCTGGATATGGCGGTGATTGGCGGTGCTGTCGCCATGATCACGATGCAGAGCTGGATGTTCCTGTCTTCTTTCGAGGCTTTGCGCGGTCGCATTCTCGATCAGCACACTATTTTGTCGATGGCCCATCTGGGCGCGCGAGCCTTTGACAGCATTGGTGGTGAAGTGGTCTCGACGACAGCATTCGTACTCGAAAACGCGCACAAGCCGCACTATCGAGGGGCTTATCTCCGGCTGGTCGATGGCAATTCGGAAGCCGAGAAGATGGCCATGATGACTCAGGCTATTGAGCAGGGTCGTTCGACATGA